In Erythrolamprus reginae isolate rEryReg1 chromosome 9, rEryReg1.hap1, whole genome shotgun sequence, the genomic window GCAGAGGAGGCGCCTGGGTGGAGGGAACTGGGAGGCTGAGCTGGCCGGGCCTCTCCGGCCCATTTTGTTATTTCAGAGCTGACCCGGGAAGCCCCCAAACTGGAGGGGCAGACCCCCATCACCCTCTCCCTGCATGGGCTGGTGGAAGAGCCCCCCAGCTCTCTGGctgagcagcaggaggaggaaggaggggccCCAGTGCCCACCTCAGGGCTGCTGCAGGTGGCTGAGCGCCGGCGTGAGTACAGGGCTAgtccgggggtgggggaggctggAGGGGGGGCTTCACAAGGCTTCTACCAAGGGAAACATCTTGAGCTCTATCTCCCCCCCCCGCACGGTCTCTCCTCAGAGCCCCTGAGCAGCGTTTCCTCTCTGGAGGTGCATTTCGACCTGCTGGACCTCACAGAGCTGACCGACATGTCTGACCAAGAGTTGGCCGAGGTCTTTGCAGATTCGGATGAAGAAAATGCAGCCCGAGAGCCCCCGGCTGGTAAGTGCCCCCCCCcaagtctgtgtgtgtgtgtgtgttttgactGATGATGGGGCACTCAGTGTGAAGCCCCCCCTCTGTTGTGGCAGTGTGGGCACCCAGGCTCCCTGGCTTGTGTTTGGGgtttcccccccacacacccccATCACCTTTGGCTCTGCTTGCCCCACTCGATCCTCCAGGGATCAAATGACGGAAGGACTCTCCACTCCGACCACAGTCAAGGGGTCATTGTACCACTGAAggcagctggtgggggaggggagTTAAGCAGGACCCCTGAAAGATGGCAACCGACCACATGTTCAGGCAGCTGGATGGGCCCCAAGGTCTGGGCTGCCTTCTCTGTCCAGCTGGGCATAAACCAGCAGACTGCCCCATGGCTGGTTGGGGGCTGGCTCAGCTCTCCTGGCCGTGGCGGAGAGGTCACCTGGCCGCGAGGGGGACAGCAAGGTGGGCGTGGCAGCCAGTGCCGCAGGAATCCGGCTTAGGTTTGTAGCCTGCACAGCTCTGCGCACAAACACAGCAGACATACAAGGGGCACCATGAGCTCCAGCCTGACCCGGGACCCCAAAAGATCAAGGGACAGCTGGACTGGGTTGGGGCCTGTAgaccgggagggggggggctcaACAGCTGCCTTGCCGGCCTTGTGCCCTGCCCTACTTTCTCTtctgccccctccccaaaggTTGCGTGATCTGCTGCTGCTGATACAGCTAACACGCTGGGCCGGAGGTGGGAGGGGGCCGGCAACAGCGGCTGCTGCTTCCCAGGGGCCGAGACGTGAATCCCCCTCCCTCCAGGTGGGAACAGGCTGAGCAGTTAGGAAAAGCTCCCTGGTTGGGAGGGAgaagtggggcgggggggggggcagcacccTGTGGACAAGGAGCTCAgaaattatgtgtgtgtgtgtgtgtgtagagctTCACTCCCTCTTGGGGAGCTCCgttcccctccccccatgcaaaCCGAGGCTCCTCTCTGCAGGTGGGCTGGGAGGGCAGCTGGAGCAGCAGAGCAGCCTGGGCGAGAGGGTCTCCATGGGGGGGGAGGGACCGTGGGGTGCATGTGTCTTCtgacccccccctctccctccacaGGGCTGCACCCCACCCACTCCGCCCCTCGAGCCGGCTACCTCCGCTCCCCCTCCTGGACACGGACACAAGCTGAACCAGGGCGGGAGAAGAAGCCCCCCGGCACTCCCGAGCTCCCAGCCGACCCCTTCTCGCCTGGGGAGAAGCCAAAGAAGGAGTAGgcggaggggggagaaagggggggggcaggagcCCCTCCCAGGTGCCAACCTTCACTCTGGGACCTTTGCAAAGTGCACCCCGTGCCAAGAGCCCCCCTTCCCGCCTCGCCCTCCATTTGATTTGCCAATCCCCTTTCAGCCCCCCCTTGCCCCCCCGTCCCCTGCTGGCTTTCagggcctccccctcccctcttttggGCTGGGGCAGGGGGGCTGAGTCAGGGCTGCTCGCCCAACCTTACTTGGAGGGGGGGCTGGTGGCGAGAGCTGCTGAAGCCTGAAGGAGGGGCGGCCTCCCCTCCAGCCACGTGCCTTGAGTGCCGGGACCAGCCACCCGAGATACCAAAGGAACCGAGGGGCGAAGGCGGCACTGTCTCGTGGGCCCTGAAGCAGCCTGGACCCTGGGGCTCCCCCTGCTCAAAGCACACGTCGTCTTCAATGGCCTTAACTCTCGCCCAGATCCACCACTTTGCCCAAAGTGCACAGCGCCCACTCCCCCCAGGCTCGGCTatcccccccccgagcccccccacATCACAGCAGGAAAAGCTTCCCTCCAGAGGGAGCCGGCCAGCGGGGCAGCGGGGCTGGAAGGTGGACGCAGCTGATGTGGTGGCTGACCAACCTCCCAGGTGCTCGAAAGAGCTGAGCCACCCAAGGGGAAGCAAAGGGCTGGAACAGGATCCCCGGTGCTTCCAAAACCCACAGCTGTGGCCAGACCCTCTGGGAGGAAGGCCGAGGGCGGCTCAGGATGCTGGTGGACGGCAGAgagcttccctcccctccccggaCAAAAGCTGAAGGATCTCCCCAGGGAGaggcagccaggaagccccccCCCAATCTCTGAGCCTCCACAGCACCCGGTAGTTCAGGGTTCACCAATTCAGAGTCCTTCCGTGCCCACAAGAGTGCCACGCCCTCTGCCAGAACAGGGGGACGTGGTCTGGGgtggcgctggggggggggcagtctcTGAGCACAGCACCCTTCCCCAGTCCCCACCCTCTGGATACAGCCGGGCCTTCTGCCTGCCAGCTCAAGACATGGACTCCAGCCAAGAAAACACCGCACAACCCGACCTCGGCTGCCATTAAACCTCACCTGCCAGGGAGCTCtgcatgaggaggaggaggaggaggagattctGGGGGCCACCGGCAAGGGCCCTGCTCTGCCACCccctccccaccttccctgtTCATTCAGGCAGCCCACGGTCTCTCCTTCCGCAGCCACTGGCCCAGGAGGACAAGGCCTGAGTAAAGCAAGGGGCAGGGGGCTGCTCTCCAGGGCCAAGGAAGGGGGGAGGCTCTGCAGAGGAGACCCTCCAGTCCAGGGTCTCCTGGCTCCTGAGGCTTCCTGGGTTCTCTCCAGCACGGGGACAAAATCCCAGGAAGCCGGCTCAGAGTTGTTCTTGGTGGGGGTGGGTCCAGAACAGAAAAACAAAAGGTTCCCTCTGGTTGACAgcaagtttagtttattagatttgtatgccacccctcccggAAGACTCCCGCTCTCCTTCCCCTTTAGGGCCACTCAAAGGGACTGACGCAAACGTTTTCAATGCGAGGGGGTGTGTGGAGAACCCTCCCCTAGGAAAAACGTTGTAC contains:
- the DBNDD1 gene encoding dysbindin domain-containing protein 1, which codes for MSDQELAEVFADSDEENAAREPPAGLHPTHSAPRAGYLRSPSWTRTQAEPGREKKPPGTPELPADPFSPGEKPKKE